The nucleotide window AACTCTATGTCAACGGCCGGCTCTCGGACCAAAGCCCTGCCGGCATCGGCTTCAACAACCTCAACATCCGGCCGATCATCGGCAACCTGCAGCCCGATCCCCGCGACGAACAACGCCAGTGGATCGGCGGTATCGATGAAGTCGCCCTCTATGGCAAAATCCTCACTCCCGAGGAGGTTGAGCACCATTTCGAAGCGCTGAAACAGCCATAACGATCCCCGGGGCCGTCATGCCCAGTCGGGCACCCGGAGCTGGAACTCCGGAATGCGGGCGAAGACCCACTCGCCCCCGGCTGTTTCGCCGAAAAAGGCTCCCTCCACCCGCGCACCCAACTTGGTGACATGGTAGCTGTTGTAGGAAAAATCCTCGCCCGGAGCGAGTACCGGCATCTGGCCGATCACCCCATCCCCCTCCACCACGGTGACCTCACCGTCGTTTTCCCGGACCACCCATTTGCGACCGCGGATCGTGACCTGTTCGGTGGAGCGGTTGCGGATCGAGATGAAGTACACGAACGGGTGCGGCTTGTCCTGCGGAGCCTCCAGGCTCGGCATGTAGAGGACGTCATCCACCTTGACGCTCAGGCCTTGCAGTTCGCGGATCGTTCCCGGCATGGGAAGAACACCATCCCGCCTCTAACGCCTCCTGCCAAGTGGGAAACCGCAATCTTTCATAAATCGTCAAAAAACGTCCTCCCCCTCCCCCACGCAATGCGTCTTGCATGAAGTCCGCTCCATCCGGGATGGTCGCGCCATGCATCCTTCACCGCCGGTCGCGCTGACCATCGCCGGTTCCGACTGCTCCGCCGGCGCGGGCATCCAGGCCGACCTGAAAACCTTCGAACACTTCCGCGTCCACGGCCTCACCGCCGTGACCTGCGTGGTCTCGGAAACGGCGAACGTGGTCCGTGCCGTCCATCCGGTGCCGCCGGAACTCGTGGGCGACCAGGTGGAGCTGCTGCTGGATGCCTTTCCGATCTCCGCCATCAAGACCGGCATGCTGTTCTCCGCCGCCCACATCGAGGCGGTATTGGATGCGCTTTCCCGTTACCCGGCCATCCCGCTGGTGGTCGACCCGGTGATGATCGCCTCCACCGGTGATCCGCTGCTGGAGCCCGATGCCATCGCCGCCCTGCGCGATGAAGTGCTGCCCCGCGCCACACTGGTCACCCCGAACCTGCACGAAGCGGAAGCGCTGGCCGGGGAGAAAATCACCAGCGTGGACGATCTGGAGCGGGTGGCTCTGGCCCTTTCCGCCCGCTTCGGCACCGCCTTCCTGCTGAAAGGCGGCCATCTGGACGGCCCCGAATGTACCGACCTGCTGGCGGATGGCGGCCTCGTCCACCGTTTCACCGCCGCCCGCATCGCCGTACCCGGCTCGCACGGCACCGGTTGCACCTTCTCCGCCGCCATCGCCGCACAACTCGCGCTGGGCCAGCCCCTAGCCGATGCCGTGAGCGTGGCAAAGGTCTATCTCACCGAGACCCTCGCCAAATCCTATACGCTCCATTCTCCCGCCGGAGGATCCATTCACGCACTCAACCAGGGAACCACGCTCTGATTTGAGCATTTCAAATTCCGGATTTTAAATTCAAATCCTCCCCATGCGCACCGCAGTCTATGCCGGTTCCTTCGATCCACCGACAAATGGTCATCTCTGGATGATCGAGCGCGGGCTGGAGCTTTTCGACCGCCTGATCGTGGCGATCGGCAACAATCCCTCGAAATCCTACACCTTCACGGTGGAGCACCGGATCAAGCTGCTGCGCGAGTCGGTGCCGTCCTGCGAGCGGCTGACCATCGACCATTTCGACAACCGCTTCCTGGTGGACTACGCGATGACGATGGATGCCCACTACATCCTGCGCGGCATCCGTTCCCCGGACGACTATGAATACGAGCGGGTGATGCGCCACATCAACAGCGACATGGCCCCGCAGATCACCACCACCTTCCTGATGCCGCCGCGCGACATCGCGGAACTTTCCTCCAGCATGGTGAAAGGACTGATCGGCCCGGAGGGTTGGGAGGAAATCGTCCGCCGCTACGTGCCGATTCCTGTGTTCGAAGCACTGTCCCACGACACCTGATTGCCATGAAACGCCTGCTTACCGTCCTCCTCTGGATCTTCATCTCGCTGCTCGGCATGACCGCCGTGGGCGTAGCCGCCTTCCAGCGCGGGGAACCGGTCAACGCTTTGTGGCTGGTGGTCGCGGGTCTCTGCACCTTCGCCGTCTCCTACCGTTTCTACTCCGCCTGGCTGTGTGCCAAGGTGCTCACCATCGACGACCGCCGCGCACCGGCCGCGGTGACTTGTGCGGATGGAAAGGACTTCGTGCCGACCTCGAAGTGGGTCGTCTTCGGCCACCACTTCGCCGCCATCGCCGGTCCCGGACCGCTGGTGGGTCCGGTGCTTGCCGCCCAGTTCGGCTACCTGCCGGGCGTGCTGTGGATTCTCATCGGAGCCACCCTCGGCGGCGGTGTGCATGATGCCGTGATCCTCTTCGCCTCGATGCGACGGAAGGGCAAATCACTCGGGCAGATGCTGAAGGAGGAAATGAATCCCTTCATTGGCTTCATCGCCATGATCAGCCTGCTGGCGATCATGACCATCCTCCTCGCCGTGCTCGGCCTGGTGGTGGTGAAGGCGCTCGCCGAAAGCCCGTGGGGTCTCTTCACCATCGCCGCAACCATTCCGCTCGCGTTCATCATGGGCATCGCGATCAAGAGCGGCAAGGTGGGGGTGACTCCCGCCACGATCTTCGGCGTGATCGGTCTGCTGGCCGCGGTGGTCGGTGGCAAGTATCTGCCGGAATCCTGGAACCACGCTCTGACGCTGGACTCCAAAACACTGGCCTGGGCGATCATGATCTATGGCTTCGCCGCCTCGGTGCTGCCGGTGTGGATGCTGCTCGCGCCACGCGACTACCTCAGCACCTTCCTCAAGCTCGGCGCGGTAGGTGTGCTCGCAGTCTTCATCGTGGTGCTGGCACCCCCGTTGCACATGCCCGCGATCACGCCCTTCGTCCACGGCGGCGGCTTCATCGTGCCGGGTCCGGTGTTCCCCTTCGTCTGCATCACCATCGCCTGTGGGGCGATCAGCGGCTTCCATGCGCTCATTTCCTCCGGCACCACGCCGAAGCTGCTGGCCCGCGAAAAAGACATCCGCCTCGTCGGCTACGGTTCGATGGTGACGGAGATGCTGGTCTCGCTGATGGCGATCATCGCCGCCTGCGCGCTCTCGCCGGGCCAGTATTTCGCGATCAACTCGCCGGTGAACCCGAACGACAACGTCGCGGTGGCCGCCCAGATCGAGAAAATCAATTCCTACGGCCCCACCTATGCCGTCACTCTGCCGGAGATGCAACAGCTCGCGAAGGATCTCGGCGAACCGCACATCATCGGCAAGACTGGCGGCGCCCCCACCTTCGCGGTGGGGATGGCCCACATGTTTGCCAAGGTGATCCCGGGCAATACCGCGCTCTCGCTGTGGTATCACTTCGCCATCATGTTCGAGGCGCTGTTCATCCTGACCACGCTGGATGCGGGCACGCGGGTGGGACGCTTCATCCTCCAGGATCTGCTCGGGCAGGCCGTGCCCGCGCTCAAGGACACCGGCTCCTGGATCGGCAATGTCACCGCCACCGGTCTGCTGGTCGCGGCATGGGGTTTCTTCCTCTATCAGGGTGCGATCGATCCCGCGGGCATCGCCAAGAGCCTGTGGCCGATCTTCGGCATCTCGAACCAGCTTCTCGCTGTGATCGCCTTTTGCTTCGGCACCACCCTGCTGATCAAGATGGGCAAGGCACGCTACTGCTGGGTCACCGGAGTGCCGCTGGTGTTCCTCACCATGGTCACCTTCACCGCGGGGTGGCTGAAGATCTGGGATGCGGGTTCAGCGGGATTCCTTCCGGAAATCGCCAAGCAGCAGAAACTCATCGAAAGCGGCATCCAGGGCAAGGCGCTCGAAGCCGCGAAGACCTCGCTGTTCAACGCGCGCATCGACGTGGCGGTCACCGCGGCCTTCCTGGTCTTCGTCGCCATCATTGTGCTCGGCACCGCCCGCGAATGCTGGCTGCTGCTGCGGAAACGGAAGGAAGCCATCCTGCAGGAAAGCGACTACGTGGCGCTGGCGAAGTAACATCTGTCCGATGAGCCCTTCGCTGTAGTCGGAGCGCGGACTTCAGTCCGCATCATGACCAGCCGCGAAGCGGGAGGCTTTTTCAAAGCGGACTGAAGTCCGCGCTCCGACTACAGCAAAAGGCTCTTTTCAAAACGGATCGTCATCCACCCATCCGCCACGGCCCACATGCCATTCCTCCACGAGATCCGCCGGACAATCATCCAGGAACCGTGACGGGCGCTGGATGACATCGCCGGTGTAAGACTTCGGGTTGATCATCGGGTAGCTCATGTAGAGCTCGTCCTTGGCGCGGGTGATCGCGACGTAGAACAGGCGGCGCTCCTCCTCCAGCATGGCATCGTCCTCGGCATCGAGGATGCGGCTGTTCGGGAACTGCCCGTCGGCGAGCCAGATCAGGAACACGACCTTCCATTCGAGGCCCTTCGCCTGATGGATGGAGGACAGGACCACGCACTCGTCGTCCTTCGCGCGTTTGTCGCCGGACGGCTCGCCATCCACCGATCCCATGAGCGAAAGCTGGGCGAGGAACTCCAGCACATCATCAAAAGTCTGACCGTAGGAAATGAGCTGCTCGATGTCGCTACGGCGATTCTCGTAGTTGTCGAAGCTGGCCTTGAGGTACTCGTCATAGACACCCTCCAGCACGCTGAAGAGCATGTTCGAGGGCGGCACGAACACGCCGCCCGGAGAAAGTTCGTCCAAGGTGTAGCAGAGCTGCTCCCAGTCCTTCGCCGCCTTCTTCGGAGGTTTGAACCCGAGCATCACCTCCGACCACGATGCGGGCGGCTCGTCCTTGTCCGCGAGGCCGGTGGCCAGCCAGTTCTGCCAGAGCTTCTCCGCCGCCGAGGGGCCGACGCCCGGCATGAGCTGGAGCATGCGCTTGAAGCTGACCTCGTCCTTGCGGTTGGTCACAAAGCGCAGGAACGCCGAGACATCCTTGATGTGCGCCTGCTCGAAGAAGCGCAAGCCGCTGGTGATGGTGAATGGAATCCCCGCACGGGTGAGTTCCATCTGCACTTCCAGACTCTGGAAGTGGGCGCGGTAGAGCACCGCCATTTCCTCCAATGGAATGCCTTCGTCCCGTAGTTCCAGAATGCGCTGCGCCACGAACGCCGCCTGCGAAGCCGGATCATCCAGCGGCACCAGCGCGGGCTTCACGCCAAGCGCATCCCGTGACGAACGCAGATCCTTTTCAATGCGACCTTGGTTCACGCGGATCGCCGCGTTCGAAAGATCGAGGATCTCCGGCACGCTGCGGTAGTTCGTTTCGATCTTGAAGATCCGTGAATTGAAGTAGCGCCGCTGGAATGACAGGATGTGGTCCAGATCCGCTCCGCGCCACGAGTAGATCGACTGCGCGTCATCCCCCACCGCCATCAGGCTGTTCGAGTCCCCGGCAAGCAGGTCGATCATGCGGCTCTGCACCGAGTTGGTATCCTGATACTCGTCCACCAGAATGTGGCGGAACTTCCCGCGGTAAAGGTCCAGCACGTCCGGCCGCTCCTCGAAGAGCTTCACGGTGAGGACCAGCAGGTCATCGAAATCCATCGAGTTCGTGTCCCGCTTCTTCTTGGCGTAGCCGTCGCGGACCTGGTCGATCTGCTCGATCCAGTCATCGAAATAGGGGTAGCGGGTGGCCAGCACGTCCTCCAGAGATTCCCCGGTATTTTCGATCAGGCTGAAAATCGTCGCCAGCACGTCCGCCTTCGGAAAGCGGCGCTGCTTGGTATCGATGTCGCAGGCGGCGACCACCGCGGACAACAGCGATTTTTGATCATCCCGGTCGAGAATGGAAAAGGAGCGGGTGAATCCGAGATCGTCCGCATGGCGGCGCAGGATGCGGTTGCCGATCGAGTGGAAAGTCCCCGCCCACAGGTCGGAGGTGTCCGCGGTCACCAGCTCCTGGACGCGGGTGATCATCTCGCGCGCCGCCTTGTTGGTGAAGGTCAGCAGGAGGATGTTCCGGGATTCCACATCGTGATCCAGCAACCAGGCTACCCGGTAGGTGAGTGTCCGCGTTTTACCCGATCCGGCGCCGGCGATCACCAGCGCGCGCCCGGGCGGCGAGGACACGGCGGCGTGCTGCTCGGCATTCAGCTCGGCGGCATAGTCGATTCCTGACCGAGGGGCGGTCTGTCGCCGGTGGAGGGTATATTCGCGCGCCATGTCTCCCCGCCACGATGGCGCAAGCCCGGGACCGATCAAGCGCCGAGAACCCCGGGGAGCAGGTGGACCTTGCGTCTTGCAATCCCGGGGTTCCACGTCTTTAACCGTAATCCCGCGATCCGGAAAACGCCGTACCCCGCCGTCCCGCCGCCGATGATTTTCCTGCCACCCCACGTGACCGCACTGCCCACCCCGCCCCGCCCAAAGCGTGTCTTGTTCGTCACCGACTTTTATCAGGAAGAGGTTCTGGACGGTATCGTGGATCACGCGGGACCAGCAGGCTGGGAACTGATCGCGAACATGCGCTTCCACGGAAAATTCCCCGGGGAAACGGAGGCGGACGGCATCCTCGCCGTCGCCATCGAGGATCGGGTCCGCGAGTGGCTTGAGAAGTGGAAGGGCACGCCCGTGGTCAATATCGGAGCACCCTATCCGGGATTGGAGGGACCGTCGGTGAACACGGACTACATGGAGGCGGCCCGTACCGGTGCCCGCCACCTGATGGAGCTGGGCCATACCAGTTTCGCCTTCTATTCCCTCACGGATTTTACCGAGTCCCCGGCGATATTCGCCGCCTACCAGAATGAACTCGCCAAGTTCAACCTCACGGTCACCCATGCCAATTTCGCGGCGGTTCATGGCAGGGATGCCATCGATGTCCCCCGGGCGGAGCGCCTGCGCTGGCTGGCGGACCAGTTGCTCGCGCTGAAGAAGCCGCTGGCGGTCATGAGTGATGACGACCGGCGCAGCCTGGAATTGATCGCAGCCTGTAACATGGCGGGGCTGAGGGTTCCCGAGGATGTCTCCATCCTCGGATGCGAGAACCGGTCGGTGGAATGCCGCATGGCCCGGGTCCCCCTCTCTTCTGTGGACATGAACTGGCGTGGCGTCGGCCGGGCGGCGGCGGCCCTGTTGGAGCGGCTCATGGTCGGTCATCCCGCCGAAACGGATCAACTGCAGGTGCCCACCCGCGGAGTGGTGGCCAGGGCGTCCACGGCCACCTTCGTGACGGAATCGGAGGGCATCACCCGTTCCATCCTCCATATCCGGCAGCACTTCCCGGAATCGATGAAGATGAAGGACCTCGCCCAGATGGCGGGAATGACCGAACGTTCCTTCCGCACGGAATTCAAGCGCCTCGTCGGCCGCAGCCCGCGGTCCGAAATCCAGCGCGCCCGGCTCGCCAGTGCCTGCAGCCTGCTCCGGGATACCGATCTCAAGCTCGACGCGATCGCCATGGAAAGCGGGTTCGGAACGGCTCAGAAACTTTGCGAGGTCTTCGCCGAGACCCTCGGCACAACCCCGGGAGGGTGGCGGCAGAAGGCGCGCCAGATCTGAACATCCCGGAAAGATGAGGCCCGCGGCTGGAGCCCATTTCACCAACCGCGGGCCAAAGTCCCTTACGGGACTGTCAGTTGCAGGCGCACGAAAAAGCGGGTGGCCGGGCTCGCCAACGAACGCGGC belongs to Luteolibacter ambystomatis and includes:
- the coaD gene encoding pantetheine-phosphate adenylyltransferase is translated as MRTAVYAGSFDPPTNGHLWMIERGLELFDRLIVAIGNNPSKSYTFTVEHRIKLLRESVPSCERLTIDHFDNRFLVDYAMTMDAHYILRGIRSPDDYEYERVMRHINSDMAPQITTTFLMPPRDIAELSSSMVKGLIGPEGWEEIVRRYVPIPVFEALSHDT
- a CDS encoding Co(2+)/Mg(2+) efflux protein ApaG, which translates into the protein MPGTIRELQGLSVKVDDVLYMPSLEAPQDKPHPFVYFISIRNRSTEQVTIRGRKWVVRENDGEVTVVEGDGVIGQMPVLAPGEDFSYNSYHVTKLGARVEGAFFGETAGGEWVFARIPEFQLRVPDWA
- a CDS encoding carbon starvation CstA family protein — encoded protein: MKRLLTVLLWIFISLLGMTAVGVAAFQRGEPVNALWLVVAGLCTFAVSYRFYSAWLCAKVLTIDDRRAPAAVTCADGKDFVPTSKWVVFGHHFAAIAGPGPLVGPVLAAQFGYLPGVLWILIGATLGGGVHDAVILFASMRRKGKSLGQMLKEEMNPFIGFIAMISLLAIMTILLAVLGLVVVKALAESPWGLFTIAATIPLAFIMGIAIKSGKVGVTPATIFGVIGLLAAVVGGKYLPESWNHALTLDSKTLAWAIMIYGFAASVLPVWMLLAPRDYLSTFLKLGAVGVLAVFIVVLAPPLHMPAITPFVHGGGFIVPGPVFPFVCITIACGAISGFHALISSGTTPKLLAREKDIRLVGYGSMVTEMLVSLMAIIAACALSPGQYFAINSPVNPNDNVAVAAQIEKINSYGPTYAVTLPEMQQLAKDLGEPHIIGKTGGAPTFAVGMAHMFAKVIPGNTALSLWYHFAIMFEALFILTTLDAGTRVGRFILQDLLGQAVPALKDTGSWIGNVTATGLLVAAWGFFLYQGAIDPAGIAKSLWPIFGISNQLLAVIAFCFGTTLLIKMGKARYCWVTGVPLVFLTMVTFTAGWLKIWDAGSAGFLPEIAKQQKLIESGIQGKALEAAKTSLFNARIDVAVTAAFLVFVAIIVLGTARECWLLLRKRKEAILQESDYVALAK
- the thiD gene encoding bifunctional hydroxymethylpyrimidine kinase/phosphomethylpyrimidine kinase, with protein sequence MHPSPPVALTIAGSDCSAGAGIQADLKTFEHFRVHGLTAVTCVVSETANVVRAVHPVPPELVGDQVELLLDAFPISAIKTGMLFSAAHIEAVLDALSRYPAIPLVVDPVMIASTGDPLLEPDAIAALRDEVLPRATLVTPNLHEAEALAGEKITSVDDLERVALALSARFGTAFLLKGGHLDGPECTDLLADGGLVHRFTAARIAVPGSHGTGCTFSAAIAAQLALGQPLADAVSVAKVYLTETLAKSYTLHSPAGGSIHALNQGTTL
- a CDS encoding ATP-dependent helicase, with protein sequence MAREYTLHRRQTAPRSGIDYAAELNAEQHAAVSSPPGRALVIAGAGSGKTRTLTYRVAWLLDHDVESRNILLLTFTNKAAREMITRVQELVTADTSDLWAGTFHSIGNRILRRHADDLGFTRSFSILDRDDQKSLLSAVVAACDIDTKQRRFPKADVLATIFSLIENTGESLEDVLATRYPYFDDWIEQIDQVRDGYAKKKRDTNSMDFDDLLVLTVKLFEERPDVLDLYRGKFRHILVDEYQDTNSVQSRMIDLLAGDSNSLMAVGDDAQSIYSWRGADLDHILSFQRRYFNSRIFKIETNYRSVPEILDLSNAAIRVNQGRIEKDLRSSRDALGVKPALVPLDDPASQAAFVAQRILELRDEGIPLEEMAVLYRAHFQSLEVQMELTRAGIPFTITSGLRFFEQAHIKDVSAFLRFVTNRKDEVSFKRMLQLMPGVGPSAAEKLWQNWLATGLADKDEPPASWSEVMLGFKPPKKAAKDWEQLCYTLDELSPGGVFVPPSNMLFSVLEGVYDEYLKASFDNYENRRSDIEQLISYGQTFDDVLEFLAQLSLMGSVDGEPSGDKRAKDDECVVLSSIHQAKGLEWKVVFLIWLADGQFPNSRILDAEDDAMLEEERRLFYVAITRAKDELYMSYPMINPKSYTGDVIQRPSRFLDDCPADLVEEWHVGRGGWVDDDPF
- a CDS encoding substrate-binding domain-containing protein is translated as MTALPTPPRPKRVLFVTDFYQEEVLDGIVDHAGPAGWELIANMRFHGKFPGETEADGILAVAIEDRVREWLEKWKGTPVVNIGAPYPGLEGPSVNTDYMEAARTGARHLMELGHTSFAFYSLTDFTESPAIFAAYQNELAKFNLTVTHANFAAVHGRDAIDVPRAERLRWLADQLLALKKPLAVMSDDDRRSLELIAACNMAGLRVPEDVSILGCENRSVECRMARVPLSSVDMNWRGVGRAAAALLERLMVGHPAETDQLQVPTRGVVARASTATFVTESEGITRSILHIRQHFPESMKMKDLAQMAGMTERSFRTEFKRLVGRSPRSEIQRARLASACSLLRDTDLKLDAIAMESGFGTAQKLCEVFAETLGTTPGGWRQKARQI